From a single Saccharomyces kudriavzevii IFO 1802 strain IFO1802 genome assembly, chromosome: 15 genomic region:
- the SDD3 gene encoding Sdd3p (similar to Saccharomyces cerevisiae YOL098C; ancestral locus Anc_3.93), with amino-acid sequence MGFRKIVSFQPDYVPQYHITKYISERTKLQLVHINHKTSTLVHGYFAVPTECPNDSGAPHTLEHLIFMGSKSYPYKGLLDTAGNLSMSITNAWTDTDQTVYTLASAGWKGFSKLLPTYLDHILHPTLTDEACLTEVYHIDPENLSDKGVVFSEMEAIETQSWYVSALEKQRLMFPEGSGYRSETGGLTKNLRTLTNEEIRKFHESLYSSDNLCIIVCGNVPTDELLTVMEKWDDTLPEIPSDVPKKRPFLDTKLSHIPQFRDKVTESTVEFPELDESQSDLFFSWIGMPYTDFRSDLAVSVLLDYFTESALAIFTRELVEIDDPMANSTEYWTDDFMRTIINLRIQGVPSEKVIVTKNKVLEILKNHKIDLPRVKQVVENTKWEYLLNNEKNGESALSTAVITDYIYGHEDGSSLVSSLENLSDFDSLSQWPQQKWESLLKKIFVDNKPIIVTAKPSAQMYERIETERLNLIKQREVEFDENRRLELLTKLNDAKNINDKPIPKSLLQKFEIHNPSKSVQFVNTKSIAIVNSYKNNDLNDPMTKEILEKRPNNFPFFIHLNHFPSQFIELHCLVNSTSIKDTSLLPYYNLFDELFSMPMKIFDQENNVETILSYEEVVAKLKSETVDAQISQGLQGSCPDLIDFRIQCKAGGYSQSVQWIKHCLFDIVFDEKRVRILLENYLNSIVEWKREGSVMLDSLTNRNLYSARSLKKSTDPLFVETKLQEILEEIENGNFEKEILPRIEIMRRQLRSNFNKFHILVLGDISKITDIYEPWNPLIKSLNIEHPVEKVKIPPAPRALSSISSICERPSERAFIITTPASESAYMNLITSIPFNLDYHDPEYAIVSLASEYLQCVEGPFWKGIRGAGLAYGAGMLKLCEINSWGFNIYRGADVIKCYEAGKQIVQDYASGALKFDEQLIQGAISSIINRMATIECGYFETALSRYTDEFCLQRGNDFNELYLERLQNVSEKDLQNVMQKYFVNMFNPAKSVAFVACHPGKLESVQAFLETQGFTVEIEELEDDEEEEVESDKDKNS; translated from the coding sequence ATGGGGTTTAGAAAAATCGTATCGTTTCAACCAGATTATGTTCCACAATACCATATAACTAAGTACATCTCGGAACGGACCAAATTGCAACTGGTACACATAAATCACAAGACCTCCACATTGGTTCACGGATATTTTGCTGTCCCTACAGAATGCCCAAATGACTCGGGCGCTCCACATACTTTGGAGCACTTGATCTTCATGGGCTCTAAATCTTATCCATATAAAGGTTTATTGGATACAGCTGGAAATTTGTCTATGTCCATTACCAACGCCTGGACTGATACTGATCAAACCGTCTATACCCTGGCCAGTGCTGGCTGGAAGGGCTTTTCTAAATTGCTACCTACTTATCTAGATCATATTTTACATCCAACTTTAACTGATGAGGCTTGCTTAACTGAGGTATACCATATCGATCCGGAAAATTTGAGTGATAAAGGTGTGGTTTTTAGTGAGATGGAAGCCATCGAAACCCAAAGTTGGTATGTTTCAGCTTTAGAAAAGCAACGTTTAATGTTCCCTGAAGGAAGTGGTTATCGGTCAGAAACTGGTGGCTtaaccaaaaatttgagAACCTTAaccaatgaagaaatcaggAAATTTCATGAATCTTTGTATTCTTCTGATAATCTTTGTATCATTGTTTGTGGTAACGTTCCAACAGATGAACTACTGACTGTCATGGAAAAATGGGACGATACATTGCCGGAAATTCCATCTGATGTTCCAAAGAAAAGGCCATTCTTGGATACCAAGCTATCACATATACCGCAATTCAGAGATAAAGTAACCGAATCCACTGTGGAATTCCCTGAACTTGATGAAAGCCAAAGcgatttatttttttcttggattgGTATGCCCTATACTGATTTCCGTAGTGATTTAGCAGTTTCTGTACTGTTAGATTATTTTACTGAGTCAGCATTAGCTATTTTTACCAGGGAGCTCGTTGAAATTGACGACCCCATGGCGAATTCTACTGAATATTGGACGGATGATTTTATGAGAACCATAATCAACTTGCGCATTCAAGGTGTTCCCTCAGAAAAGGTAATTGTAACGAAGAATAAGGTATTagagattttgaagaaccaTAAAATTGATTTACCAAGAGTAAAACAAGTGGTCGAAAACACCAAATGGGAATACTTActaaataatgaaaaaaatggtgaGAGCGCTTTGTCTACCGCTGTAATCACCGATTACATTTACGGTCATGAAGACGGTTCTTCATTGGTTTCCTCCCTTGAGAATTTAAGTGATTTTGACTCTTTATCACAATGGCCCCAGCAAAAATGGGAatcattattgaaaaaaatatttgtgGACAATAAGCCGATTATTGTCACGGCTAAACCGAGTGCCCAAATGTATGAGCGTATAGAAACAGAAAGATTGAATTTGATCAAGCAAAGGGAAGTTGAATTCGATGAAAATAGGAGGCTGGAGTTGTTAACCAAGTTAAATGATGCAAAAAACATTAATGATAAACCCATTCCGAAGTCTTTGttacaaaaatttgaaatccACAATCCCTCAAAAAGTGTTCAGTTTGTCAATACGAAGAGTATTGCAATTGTTAATTCATATAAGAATAACGATCTCAATGACCCGATGACCAAAGAAATCCTAGAAAAGAGGCCAAACaactttccttttttcattcatcTAAATCATTTCCCATCCCAGTTTATAGAGCTGCATTGTTTGGTCAATTCTACCTCCATAAAAGATACTTCGCTGTTACCATACTATAATTTATTTGATGAGTTATTTTCTATGCCAATGAAGATATTTGATCAAGAGAACAATGTTGAAACAATACTTTCATATGAAGAAGTTGTTGCCAAGTTGAAATCAGAGACTGTTGACGCACAAATTAGTCAAGGTTTGCAAGGTTCCTGTCCCGATTTGATTGATTTTAGAATCCAATGTAAAGCTGGCGGTTACTCTCAATCTGTGCAATGGATCAAGCATTGCTTATTCGATATTGTTTTCGATGAAAAGCGCGTTCGTATCCTCCTAGAGAATTATCTGAATTCTATTGTTGAATGGAAAAGAGAAGGTAGCGTTATGCTGGATTCCCTAACTAATAGAAACCTGTATTCAGCAAGATCGCTGAAAAAATCCACTGATCCATTGTTTGTTGAAACGAAATTGCAAGAAATCTTGGAAGAGATTGAGAAtggaaattttgagaaagaaaTCCTACCAAGAATAGAAATAATGAGAAGGCAATTAAGGTCGAATTTCAACAAGTTTCACATTTTGGTCCTCGGTGATATTTCAAAGATCACTGATATTTATGAGCCATGGAATCCCTTGATTAAGTCCTTGAATATTGAGCATCCCGTTGAAAAGGTTAAAATCCCACCAGCTCCCAGAGCCTTGAGTTCCATTTCGTCAATCTGTGAGAGGCCTAGTGAAAGGGCGTTCATAATAACGACTCCTGCCTCAGAATCTGCTTATATGAATCTAATAACATCTATTCCGTTTAATCTGGACTACCACGACCCCGAATACGCAATTGTTTCATTGGCTTCTGAATACTTACAGTGCGTTGAAGGCCCGTTTTGGAAGGGAATTCGCGGTGCCGGATTGGCTTATGGTGCCGGTATGTTAAAATTATGTGAAATAAATTCTTGGGGATTCAACATTTACCGCGGTGCTGATGTTATCAAATGCTACGAAGCTGGCAAACAGATTGTTCAGGATTATGCCTCTGGTGCCTTGAAGTTTGATGAGCAGTTAATTCAGGGTGCTATTAGTAGTATTATTAATAGAATGGCCACTATTGAATGCGGATATTTTGAAACGGCTTTGTCTAGATATACCGATGAATTTTGTTTACAAAGAGGGAATGATTTTAATGAATTGTATTTGGAAAGGTTACAAAATGTTAGTGAAAAGGATTTACAAAATGTCATGcagaaatattttgttaATATGTTTAATCCTGCAAAGAGTGTTGCATTTGTGGCCTGTCATCCAGGTAAATTAGAATCTGTTCAAGCATTCCTTGAAACTCAAGGTTTCACCGTCGAAATAGAAGAACtagaagacgatgaagaagaagaagttgaaagtgacaaagataaaaattCGTAA
- the WRS1 gene encoding tryptophan--tRNA ligase WRS1 (similar to Saccharomyces cerevisiae WRS1 (YOL097C); ancestral locus Anc_3.97), which produces MSNDESVEKITQQVSELKTADVKEQVVTPWDVEGGVDEQGRAQNIDYDKLIKQFGTKPVNEETLKRFQQVTGREPHHFMRKGLFFSERDFTKILDLYEQGKPFFLYTGRGPSSDSMHLGHMIPFVFTKWLQEVFDVPLVIELTDDEKFLFKHKLTINDVKNFARENAKDIIAVGFDPKNTFIFSDLQYMGGAFYETVVRVSRQITGSTAKAVFGFNDSDCIGKFHFASIQIATAFPSSFPDVLGLPDKTPCLIPCAIDQDPYFRVCRDVADKLKYSKPALLHSRFFPALQGSTTKMSASDDTTAIFMTDTPKQIQKKINKYAFSGGQVSADLHRELGGNPDVDVAYQYLSFFKDDDAFLKECYDKYTAGELLSGEMKKLCIETLQVFVKAFQERRAQVDEETLNKFMVPHKLVWGEKERLVAPKPKAKQEKKK; this is translated from the coding sequence ATGAGCAACGACGAGAGTGTGGAGAAAATCACCCAACAAGTATCCGAACTAAAAACCGCCGACGTTAAAGAACAAGTTGTCACACCTTGGGATGTGGAAGGTGGTGTTGATGAACAAGGTAGAGCTCAAAATATCGATTACGATAAGCTGATCAAACAGTTCGGTACCAAACCAGTTAATGAAGAGACGttgaaaagatttcaaCAGGTGACTGGCCGTGAACCACACCATTTTATGCGAAAGggtttatttttcagtGAGCGTGATTTCACCAAAATTCTAGATCTTTACGAGCAGGGAAAGCCCTTTTTCCTGTACACTGGTAGAGGTCCCTCGAGTGATTCCATGCACCTGGGTCATATGATCCCATTCGTGTTCACGAAGTGGTTACAAGAGGTGTTCGACGTACCATTAGTCATTGAGTTGACTGATGACGAAAAGTTTTTATTCAAACACAAGCTAACGATCAACGACGTCAAGAATTTTGCCCGGGAAAATGCCAAGGATATAATTGCCGTTGGGTTTGATCCAAAGAACACTTTTATCTTCTCTGATTTACAATATATGGGTGGTGCGTTTTACGAAACTGTCGTCAGAGTCTCCAGACAAATTACAGGATCTACTGCAAAGGCCGTTTTCGGATTCAACGACTCCGATTGTATTGGTAAGTTCCATTTCGCATCCATCCAAATTGCTACCGCATTCCCAAGCTCATTTCCTGATGTTTTAGGTTTGCCTGATAAGACACCATGTTTGATTCCATGTGCCATTGACCAAGATCCATACTTCAGGGTCTGTAGGGACGTAGCAGATAAATTAAAATACTCTAAGCCCGCATTACTGCATTCCAGGTTTTTTCCAGCTTTGCAAGGTTCCACCACCAAGATGTCAGCCTCTGATGACACCACTGCCATTTTCATGACCGATACACCAAAGCAaatccaaaagaaaatcaataaGTACGCATTCAGCGGTGGTCAAGTATCCGCCGATCTACATAGAGAATTGGGTGGTAACCCCGATGTCGACGTTGCATACCAATACttgtcatttttcaaagacgACGATGCTTTCCTAAAAGAATGTTATGACAAATATACAGCCGGTGAACTGTTGTCCGGTGAAATGAAGAAGCTATGTATTGAAACTCTTCAAGTATTTGTCAAGGCTTTCCAAGAACGTAGAGCCCAAGTAGACGAAGAGActttgaacaaattcatGGTACCACACAAGTTGGTCTGGggcgaaaaagaaagactAGTGGCACCCAAACCAAAGGcaaagcaagaaaagaagaaataa
- the COQ3 gene encoding hexaprenyldihydroxybenzoate methyltransferase (similar to Saccharomyces cerevisiae COQ3 (YOL096C); ancestral locus Anc_3.99), with protein sequence MLLRSGLLRPVRVWKNLGLCSRITVGAQTRHKSTDASEDEVKHFRELAPTWWDTNGSQRILHKMNLARLDFVQRTIRNQVKIQDPEIFVPAFNYKEFLPEYVCDNIQREIQESIESSLDERPGMSVLDVGCGGGILSESLARLKWVKSVQGIDLTHECIMVAKEHSKKDPMLERKLSYECKALEDVTGQFNIITCMEMLEHVDVPSEILRHCWTRLSPDNGVLFLSTINRDLISWFTTIYMGENVLKVVPKGTHHLSKYINSKEIIAWFNDNYSGQFRLLDLKGTMYLPLRGWVEHDCSDVGNYFMAIQRLE encoded by the coding sequence ATGTTGCTGAGGTCTGGACTATTAAGGCCCGTTCGTGTTTGGAAGAATCTGGGTCTTTGTTCGAGGATTACAGTCGGGGCCCAAACAAGGCATAAGAGCACAGATGCATCAGAAGATGAAGTGAAGCATTTCCGGGAGCTGGCCCCCACGTGGTGGGACACCAACGGATCGCAGAGAATTTTACACAAAATGAATCTTGCCAGATTGGATTTTGTACAAAGAACGATAAGAAACCAGGTCAAAATTCAGGATCCTGAGATATTTGTCCCTGCATTCAACTACAAAGAGTTTTTACCCGAGTATGTGTGTGATAATATTCAACGTGAGATACAAGAGAGTATAGAGAGCAGTCTGGATGAAAGACCGGGAATGAGCGTCCTGGACGTTGGATGTGGTGGCGGCATCTTGAGCGAATCACTAGCGAGACTCAAATGGGTGAAAAGTGTTCAAGGAATTGATTTGACTCATGAGTGTATTATGGTTGCAAAAGAGCATTCCAAGAAAGACCCTATGCTCGAGAGGAAGCTCAGTTATGAATGCAAGGCATTAGAAGATGTCACTGGACAATTCAATATTATTACTTGTATGGAAATGCTTGAGCACGTGGACGTACCCAGTGAAATTTTAAGGCACTGTTGGACGAGGTTGAGTCCCGACAACGGGGTACTCTTCTTAAGCACCATCAACAGAGATCTTATCTCGTGGTTCACTACCATTTACATGGGGGAGAACGTCTTAAAGGTTGTTCCAAAGGGAACACACCATTTGAGCAAATACATCAATTCGAAAGAAATTATTGCCTGGTTCAATGATAACTACAGTGGCCAATTCCGATTACTAGACCTAAAGGGAACCATGTACCTTCCATTGCGAGGGTGGGTCGAACACGACTGCTCGGATGTCGGTAATTACTTCATGGCTATACAAAGACTAGAATGA
- the HMI1 gene encoding ATP-dependent 3'-5' DNA helicase (similar to Saccharomyces cerevisiae HMI1 (YOL095C); ancestral locus Anc_3.101): MDKLTPSQWKVVNKPYEPASTLKVTAGPGSGKTLTLLYKVLHLVTVENIKPDEILIFSLTNKAVDNIIENLLSVFEYSHTSREIVSQIGCYTIHGLANRIVVENEGMVNIIEEIGWRGLMKLLPPSKRTPHYFKSYKELEKVIKDYKLNGNRSSNIVARDANSVIEKLVELMDNCKVMTNDDLIIRAKKYLELDCSHADASSSFTQDLQKKYKVVLIDEFQDLYPSLSPLITTICKGKQLIMFGDTNQSIYEFLGCNRQIMLQLDNLHPRFSTTTLKLFDNFRSTPEIISLASKVINLPPTEKPVLDDTDETPPELVRKLPCGVSPQLVSFDDLVAESEFIIDKITQLVCSSAKFSDIAILSRTNSHLTKLASVLKKYGIPFQKLKSQPDWMDDLRIQFLLDILKVCSLASDEKHSHGFNTSDKWQSDFSLLVTMSAIKGVGDASIQALYKACGLKNLSIWKYITMVPNFEWPLGFSIKKKIENYTSNLYEMIESDQIHQLEDPLELIEKISEIINNLNLNPMYFQSMSDSQSSSEFKSHLQEMAQVMKVSKLNKPPSISFVKWFLETYFDQTMTFHQAKQTLQTAGPGTIKLSTIHSAKGLEFPIVFLTNGSVSNFPMDTNSLYVGMTRARNLLYMCNMKHQSLVTKPPSYSKSIMSNEFFWDYYRRDLNRSASGAKMTHDYSIRRYNQLRTNFGFYRAYSSINRCKSVFRRI; the protein is encoded by the coding sequence ATGGATAAGCTAACACCGTCGCAATGGAAAGTAGTAAACAAGCCGTATGAACCAGCATCTACGTTAAAAGTCACTGCGGGCCCAGGCTCAGGAAAAACACTAACGTTACTATATAAAGTATTACATTTAGTCACTGTGGAGAATATTAAGCCCGACGAAATACTGATATTTTCGCTAACAAACAAAGCAGTCGATAATATCATAGAGAATTTGTTATCCGTGTTTGAATACTCACATACAAGCAGGGAAATAGTGAGTCAGATTGGATGTTATACCATCCATGGATTAGCAAATAGAATCGTTGTGGAGAATGAAGGAATGGTAAACATCATAGAGGAAATAGGCTGGAGGGGACTGATGAAGTTGTTGCCGCCGTCCAAGAGAACTCCGCACTATTTTAAATCGTATAAAGAACTAGAAAAGGTTATCAAGGATTACAAGCTAAATGGCAATAGGAGCAGCAATATTGTGGCAAGGGATGCTAACTCCGTTATTGAGAAATTGGTTGAATTAATGGATAACTGTAAAGTGATGACTAATGATGATTTGATTATTCgtgcaaaaaaatatctagAGCTCGATTGTTCTCATGCAGATGCCTCATCCTCTTTCACTCAGgatctccaaaaaaaatataaggTTGTTCTTATCGATGAATTTCAGGATCTTTATCCAAGCTTATCACCTTTGATTACCACAATTTGCAAAGGGAAACAGCTTATCATGTTTGGAGATACGAATCAAAGTATTTACGAGTTCTTGGGATGTAACAGGCAGATCATGTTGCAACTAGACAATCTACATCCAAGATTCTCTACCACTACTTTGAAGCTGTTTGATAATTTTAGATCTACTCCTGAAATCATCTCTTTAGCGTCAAAAGTTATTAATCTTCCGCCAACAGAGAAACCGGTCCTTGATGATACTGACGAAACACCACCAGAACTGGTTCGCAAGCTACCATGTGGTGTTTCACCTCAATTAGTGTCATTTGATGACTTAGTTGCAGAATCTGAATTTataattgataaaattaCTCAATTAGTTTGCTCCTCggcaaaattttcagataTTGCTATTTTATCAAGAACAAATTCACATTTGACAAAATTAGCCAGtgtcttgaagaaatacggtattccttttcaaaaattgaagagtCAGCCCGATTGGATGGACGACCTACGAATCCAGTTTCTCTTAGATATCTTGAAAGTGTGTTCTCTAGCGTCCGACGAGAAGCATAGCCACGGGTTCAACACGAGTGACAAATGGCAAAGTGATTTCAGCCTACTAGTCACAATGAGTGCTATCAAGGGGGTTGGTGATGCTTCAATACAAGCTTTATATAAGGCTTGCGGCTTGAAGAATCTATCGATTTGGAAATACATAACCATGGTTCCCAATTTCGAATGGCCACTGGGTTTCTCCattaagaagaaaattgaaaattataCATCTAATTTATACGAAATGATCGAAAGTGACCAAATTCACCAATTGGAGGATCCTTTGGAACTTATAGAAAAGATTTctgaaataataaataactTGAACCTAAATCCCATGTATTTCCAATCAATGAGCGACTCCCAGTCATCATCAGAATTTAAATCACATTTGCAAGAAATGGCTCAAGTGATGAAAGTGTCAAAGTTGAATAAACCACCAAGTATTTCCTTTGTTAAATGGTTTTTAGAGACATATTTCGATCAAACAATGACTTTCCATCAAGCTAAACAGACATTGCAAACCGCCGGCCCGGGAACTATAAAGCTATCAACGATTCATTCTGCCAAAGGGTTAGAGTTTCCTATAGTATTTCTGACAAATGGGAGCGTGTCCAATTTCCCCATGGACACAAATTCCCTTTACGTCGGTATGACTAGGGCAAGAAATTTGTTGTATATGTGCAACATGAAGCATCAGAGTCTAGTCACTAAACCACCGTCTTATTCAAAATCTATAATGTCTAACGAATTCTTTTGGGACTACTACAGGAGGGACTTGAATCGATCTGCCTCAGGCGCTAAGATGACGCACGATTACAGTATACGTCGATACAATCAATTGCGCACAAACTTTGGATTTTATAGAGcatattcttcaataaacAGATGTAAAAGCGTCTTCAGACGTATATAA
- the RFC4 gene encoding replication factor C subunit 4 (similar to Saccharomyces cerevisiae RFC4 (YOL094C); ancestral locus Anc_3.103) encodes MSKILTLQLPWVEKYRPKVLSDIVGNKETIDRLQQIAKDGNMPHMIISGMPGIGKTTSVHCLAHELLGNSYADGVLELNASDDRGIDVVRNQIKHFAQKKLHLPQGRHKIIILDEADSMTAGAQQALRRTMELYSNSTRFAFACNQSNKIIEPLQSRCAILRYSKLSDEDVLKRLLEIIKLEDVKYTNDGLEAIIFTAEGDMRQAINNLQSTVAGHDLVNADNVFRIVDSPHPLIVKKMLLATNLDDSIQILRTDLWKKGYSSIDIVTTSFRVTKNLTQVKESVRLEMIKEIGLTHMRILEGVGTYLQLAGMLAKIHRLNTKA; translated from the coding sequence ATGTCCAAGATTTTGACCTTGCAACTTCCATGGGTGGAGAAATACCGTCCTAAAGTTTTATCTGATATAGTCGGTAATAAGGAGACCATTGATAGGCTCCAGCAAATCGCTAAAGATGGTAATATGCCCCACATGATCATATCGGGTATGCCAGGTATAGGTAAGACCACCTCGGTTCACTGTCTTGCTCATGAATTGCTAGGCAATTCCTATGCTGATGGTGTGTTGGAATTGAATGCTTCAGACGATAGAGGTATTGATGTCGTCAGAAACCAAATAAAACATTTCgcccaaaaaaaattgcatcTGCCCCAGGGAAGACATAAGATCATCATTCTTGATGAAGCGGACTCCATGACAGCGGGTGCTCAGCAAGCATTGAGAAGGACTATGGAGCTGTATTCAAATTCTACAAGGTTTGCGTTTGCTTGTAATCAATCAAACAAAATCATCGAACCGTTGCAAAGTAGATGTGCAATTCTGAGGTATTCTAAACTATCAGATGAAGATGTCTTGAAACGTCTTTTAGAGATTATAAAATTAGAAGATGTGAAATATACTAATGACGGTTTAGAAGCAATCATTTTCACTGCAGAAGGTGACATGAGACAGGCAATAAACAACCTGCAAAGTACAGTTGCGGGGCATGATCTAGTGAACGCAGATAATGTCTTCAGGATTGTTGATTCTCCACACCCTCTAATAGTGAAGAAGATGCTATTGGCCACAAATCTAGACGATTCAATTCAAATCTTGAGAACGgatctttggaaaaaaggTTATTCCTCAATTGATATTGTTACAACATCCTTTCGTGTTACCAAAAATCTAACGCAAGTTAAAGAATCAGTTAGGTTAGAAATGATTAAAGAAATAGGTCTGACCCACATGAGAATTCTGGAGGGTGTCGGAACGTACTTACAATTAGCTGGTATGTTAGCCAAGATTCATAGACTAAATACTAAGGCCTAA
- the TRM10 gene encoding tRNA (guanine(9)-N(1))-methyltransferase (similar to Saccharomyces cerevisiae TRM10 (YOL093W); ancestral locus Anc_3.104), producing the protein MSDDITDQSEELVNRTPPLPPVPEGMSKKQWKKMCKRQRWEENKSKYNAERRVKKKRLRHERSAKIQEYIDRGEDVPQELVREPRVNVNQIDSGIEIILDCSFDELMNDKEIVSLSNQVTRAYSANRRASHFAEIKVAPFDKRLKERFETTLKNTNYEKWNHFKFLLDDKIMYGDEHIGKDNIVYLTADTDEKLEKLEPGMRYIVGGIVDKNRYKDLCLNKAQKMGIPTRRLPIDEYINLEGRRVLTTTHVVQLMLKYFDGHDWKNAFETVLPPRKLDAETASLAAAPATEDV; encoded by the coding sequence ATGTCCGATGATATAACAGATCAAAGCGAAGAATTGGTGAATAGAACACCACCTTTACCACCAGTACCAGAAGGCATGTCCAAAAAGcagtggaagaaaatgtgTAAAAGACAAAGATGGGAAGAAAACAAATCGAAATACAATGCCGAACGTCGtgtgaagaagaagagactTCGCCACGAGAGAAGCGCGAAGATTCAAGAGTACATTGATAGGGGAGAAGATGTCCCTCAGGAGCTTGTCAGAGAGCCTCGAGTTAATGTAAATCAAATTGACTCGGGGATCGAGATCATACTTGACTGTTCCTTTGACGAACTGATGAATGATAAGGAGATAGTCAGCTTGTCCAACCAGGTTACTAGGGCATATTCCGCCAATAGAAGGGCCAGCCATTTCGCAGAAATCAAAGTGGCGCCATTCGATAAAAGACTAAAGGAACGATTCGAAACCActctgaaaaatacaaactatgaaaaatggaaccattttaaatttttattGGACGACAAAATTATGTATGGAGATGAGCACATAGGTAAGGACAACATAGTGTACTTAACCGCCGATACGGACGAAAAACTAGAGAAGCTGGAACCGGGGATGCGATACATTGTCGGTGGCATTGTAGACAAGAATCGTTATAAAGATTTGTGCCTAAACAAGGCCCAAAAAATGGGCATTCCCACGCGAAGATTGCCCATTGATGAATACATCAACCTAGAAGGCAGAAGAGTGCTGACAACGACGCATGTTGTACAGCTCATGTTGAAATACTTCGACGGGCATGACTGGAAGAACGCCTTTGAAACTGTTTTACCGCCCAGAAAGCTGGATGCAGAAACGGCGTCCCTGGCGGCTGCACCAGCGACAGAAGACGTATAA